The Listeria welshimeri serovar 6b str. SLCC5334 genome has a window encoding:
- a CDS encoding MucBP domain-containing protein, translating to MKKILILMIVATFVSFSILPFNIYAEETSTEKLATEKTDSQATMDSKSADTQEEATTSPNNLNTQKEATTSPNDLDAQKEVTTSPNDSDTQKEVTNEKKAESTENVVKSKSSLTDDSEVIIKDENSLIPDDNLRTIINSMLGKPSTYQPTEAELNNITGILDLTDETFTTLDGLQYLKKVKTLQCVGVTAPDADLAYIGQMSSLTRLTVNTSSFETTTGLEPLRNLIYFDWSSNGKDVVHAQTAMPRNVYNFDFLVNNKSLNELSISVVYSTDPTYAFLSELTGLTRLTIVLSNMNSVSSIKNLTNLTSLNLNNNYIADMSPLENQPIFNKLSATGQSVILPAKEVWSGENLTIDKPIKPELSTINYTLPSNPTTTLEENSILMSNITKSSVVKYNVYNYKTGTNDIVIPGVLMEFQGTTPNFSGKIIQPLRVKERAAAVKVLYVDEAGNEIATSEILTGEIDTPYSTKAKIIEGFKLKETPTNCNGIFSKDEQTVTYVYEIADGAPVTVKYVDENGKKISEDTVLVGKRGTKYTSTPKDIKNYTLKEMPKNATGIFTSTNQTVTYVYSKNMAPIPETSAPVIVRYVDTNGAEIADSITLVGELDDPYQTSEKIITGYKLTKVPTNKNGVYTVNTQIVTYEYEKVKTTSNGDKEQTKKVAPTSSNHLPKTGDTTTENATLLFAGVLLVIAGTIVYRKKGKHNH from the coding sequence TTGAAAAAAATACTAATATTAATGATAGTAGCAACTTTCGTATCGTTTAGTATATTACCTTTCAACATTTATGCTGAAGAAACTAGCACAGAAAAACTGGCAACGGAAAAAACAGATTCACAAGCCACAATGGACTCAAAAAGTGCAGATACACAAGAAGAAGCGACAACTAGTCCAAACAATTTAAACACTCAAAAAGAAGCGACAACCAGTCCAAATGATTTAGACGCTCAAAAAGAAGTAACAACCAGTCCAAATGATTCAGATACTCAAAAAGAAGTAACAAATGAAAAAAAAGCAGAGAGCACAGAAAATGTAGTGAAATCAAAGAGCTCATTGACTGATGATAGTGAAGTAATTATAAAAGATGAGAATTCCTTGATACCGGACGACAATTTACGAACCATAATCAATTCGATGCTCGGGAAACCAAGTACGTATCAGCCAACCGAAGCAGAGCTGAATAATATTACAGGAATACTAGACTTAACTGACGAAACCTTTACTACTTTGGATGGGTTACAGTATTTAAAAAAAGTGAAAACGCTTCAATGTGTTGGAGTCACTGCACCAGATGCTGACTTAGCGTATATTGGTCAAATGAGCTCTCTAACACGATTGACTGTTAATACGAGTAGTTTTGAAACGACTACTGGTCTTGAGCCACTTAGAAATTTAATCTATTTTGATTGGAGTTCAAATGGTAAAGATGTTGTACATGCTCAAACAGCAATGCCAAGAAATGTATATAATTTTGATTTCTTGGTAAACAATAAAAGTTTGAATGAGCTAAGTATTAGCGTTGTTTATTCAACTGATCCAACCTATGCTTTCTTAAGTGAACTTACTGGTTTAACTAGGTTAACAATCGTTTTGTCCAATATGAATAGTGTTTCATCTATTAAAAACTTAACAAATTTAACATCGCTTAATTTAAATAACAATTATATTGCTGATATGTCACCACTAGAAAATCAGCCAATATTTAACAAACTATCTGCAACAGGGCAATCAGTTATTTTACCAGCAAAAGAAGTATGGTCTGGAGAAAATTTAACCATTGATAAACCGATAAAACCTGAGTTATCAACAATTAATTATACACTTCCGTCCAATCCAACTACGACACTGGAAGAAAATTCAATACTGATGTCTAATATTACTAAAAGTAGTGTTGTAAAGTATAACGTCTATAATTATAAAACAGGAACGAATGATATTGTAATTCCTGGTGTTCTTATGGAATTTCAAGGTACAACACCTAACTTTAGTGGGAAAATTATTCAACCTTTAAGGGTAAAAGAACGAGCAGCAGCTGTGAAAGTTTTATATGTGGATGAGGCTGGAAATGAAATTGCTACTTCTGAAATTCTAACAGGAGAGATAGATACTCCTTACAGCACAAAAGCAAAAATCATTGAAGGTTTTAAACTAAAAGAAACGCCAACTAATTGTAATGGGATTTTTTCAAAAGATGAGCAAACTGTCACTTATGTGTATGAAATAGCTGACGGCGCCCCAGTTACAGTAAAGTATGTTGACGAAAATGGGAAGAAAATTTCAGAAGATACTGTTTTAGTAGGTAAAAGAGGTACTAAATATACATCTACACCAAAAGATATTAAAAACTATACGTTAAAAGAAATGCCAAAAAACGCCACTGGTATCTTCACTTCCACTAATCAAACTGTTACTTACGTGTATTCTAAAAATATGGCACCAATTCCAGAAACTAGCGCGCCGGTAATCGTTCGTTATGTTGATACAAATGGAGCGGAGATTGCTGATAGCATAACACTTGTTGGGGAATTAGATGATCCATATCAAACTAGCGAAAAAATAATTACTGGTTACAAATTAACAAAGGTTCCAACAAATAAGAACGGTGTTTATACAGTAAACACGCAAATAGTGACTTATGAGTACGAAAAAGTAAAAACAACCAGTAACGGAGACAAGGAGCAAACTAAAAAAGTAGCGCCAACCAGTAGCAATCATTTACCGAAAACTGGTGATACAACAACTGAAAATGCCACTTTATTATTTGCAGGTGTGTTATTGGTCATTGCTGGAACAATTGTGTATAGAAAAAAAGGCAAACATAATCATTAA
- a CDS encoding Lmo0850 family protein codes for MDNNQKDLNQVIRQLKEKGIVVEKTKSRKDIWKAVSNKAMPNMKLRLQ; via the coding sequence TTGGATAATAATCAAAAAGATTTGAATCAAGTAATCCGTCAGCTCAAAGAAAAAGGAATTGTGGTCGAAAAAACGAAATCACGAAAAGATATTTGGAAAGCAGTCAGCAATAAAGCTATGCCAAACATGAAACTTCGATTGCAGTAA
- a CDS encoding TetR/AcrR family transcriptional regulator: protein MTKQLIKETALTLFAEKGYDGTALSEIAKAVGIKTPSLYAHFSSKEALFLEVYQDSIQTELRELSKVAEREELEGEEKLRSLFFVATDFSSSPDEKKFFQRAVFYPPKSLFEELKEETRTYEQLTDNILRKTLEQIVPESVLIRWMHVFYALLDGLSVEHGIYDEAEFESRRTSAWEVLASLLE, encoded by the coding sequence ATGACGAAACAACTAATTAAAGAAACAGCGCTCACTCTTTTTGCGGAAAAAGGGTATGATGGGACGGCACTTTCTGAAATAGCTAAAGCAGTGGGAATCAAAACACCATCTTTATATGCACATTTTTCTTCTAAAGAAGCTCTTTTTTTGGAAGTGTATCAAGATAGTATCCAAACAGAATTGCGTGAATTAAGCAAGGTTGCTGAACGCGAAGAATTAGAAGGAGAAGAAAAACTCCGAAGTCTCTTTTTTGTGGCTACCGATTTTTCTAGTAGTCCAGATGAGAAGAAATTTTTCCAACGAGCTGTGTTTTATCCACCCAAATCGCTTTTTGAAGAATTGAAGGAGGAAACACGAACCTATGAACAGCTGACGGACAACATTTTGCGGAAAACACTTGAACAAATTGTACCAGAATCTGTTTTGATAAGATGGATGCATGTATTTTATGCATTGCTGGATGGTCTTAGCGTGGAACATGGGATTTATGATGAGGCAGAATTTGAATCGCGAAGGACATCTGCTTGGGAAGTGCTAGCAAGTTTACTAGAATGA
- a CDS encoding DMT family transporter yields MAWFYLIMAGLSEIVWAFGLKESHGFTILGWSLLTIAFLIVSFGLFSMSMKAIPIGTAYAVFTGIGAAGTAIIGMIFLSEGISFWKIVSLLVLLSGIIGLKLVDGNDAKKEAK; encoded by the coding sequence ATGGCTTGGTTTTATTTAATTATGGCAGGATTATCAGAAATTGTGTGGGCTTTTGGACTGAAAGAATCGCATGGTTTTACTATATTAGGTTGGAGTCTTTTAACGATAGCATTTTTGATTGTTAGTTTTGGTTTATTTTCAATGTCGATGAAGGCAATTCCGATTGGGACAGCTTATGCGGTTTTTACCGGAATTGGAGCTGCTGGAACAGCCATTATTGGAATGATTTTTCTTTCAGAAGGTATTTCTTTTTGGAAAATTGTGTCGCTTCTTGTATTACTATCAGGAATTATCGGTTTGAAATTAGTAGATGGTAACGATGCTAAAAAGGAGGCTAAATAA
- the sugE2 gene encoding quaternary ammonium compound efflux SMR transporter SugE2, with protein MDWIFLLVAGLCEMVFVVMLKLSDGFKRFGYATLTIIFMAASFFLLSHALKTIPIGTGYAIWTGIGAVGSVLLGMIVFKERKSVGKLLFITMIIAGVVGLKLTSGV; from the coding sequence ATGGATTGGATATTTTTACTTGTAGCAGGTCTCTGTGAAATGGTGTTCGTTGTCATGCTAAAATTATCTGATGGCTTTAAACGATTCGGATATGCGACACTTACAATTATTTTTATGGCAGCGAGTTTCTTTTTACTTTCACATGCTCTTAAAACGATACCGATTGGGACGGGTTATGCGATTTGGACCGGAATTGGCGCAGTAGGTAGCGTGTTACTAGGTATGATTGTGTTTAAAGAGCGTAAAAGTGTTGGGAAATTGCTTTTTATTACGATGATAATTGCAGGCGTAGTTGGTTTAAAATTAACATCTGGCGTTTAA
- a CDS encoding D-alanine--D-alanine ligase, with protein sequence MKTKLILLYGGKSAEHEVSLQTAFSVINALDLEKFEAEPIYITNEGEWVQGPLLTGKLDFVEQLRFSATNTVKLAATESEKSEGEAISPAVLEADDQETVVFPLLHGPNGEDGTVQGLFEVLNIPYVGNGVLASSAAMDKIVMKKIFADAGIPQVPAVAVRLIDWKNYQEEMVSEMEEVLTYPVFVKPANLGSSVGISKATNKKELEDAMTEAFLYDRRVVVEQGVVAREIEMGVLGNDTPVCSVPGEILPEGAVATFYDYKAKYQDNNTALIIPTEVDPEILEQMKEYAVQAFLGLDASGLVRADFFLTDDNQLFLNEVNTMPGFTPYSMYPLLWQETGLPYSALIERLVDLAKERHAAKNALKYKLED encoded by the coding sequence ATGAAAACCAAATTAATTTTATTATACGGTGGAAAGTCTGCTGAGCACGAGGTTTCCTTACAAACAGCATTTTCAGTTATCAATGCGTTAGATTTGGAAAAATTTGAAGCTGAGCCAATATATATTACAAATGAAGGAGAATGGGTTCAAGGACCACTTCTCACTGGTAAATTAGATTTTGTTGAACAATTACGTTTTTCAGCAACAAATACAGTGAAACTTGCTGCTACGGAATCAGAAAAATCAGAAGGCGAGGCAATTAGCCCAGCTGTTTTAGAGGCAGATGATCAAGAAACGGTTGTTTTCCCACTTTTACATGGTCCAAACGGAGAAGATGGTACCGTTCAAGGATTATTTGAAGTATTAAATATTCCGTATGTTGGTAATGGGGTTTTAGCTTCTTCTGCTGCAATGGACAAAATCGTGATGAAGAAGATTTTTGCAGATGCTGGCATTCCGCAAGTTCCAGCAGTTGCAGTACGTTTAATTGATTGGAAAAATTATCAAGAAGAAATGGTTTCTGAAATGGAAGAAGTACTTACATATCCAGTCTTCGTCAAGCCAGCAAATCTTGGTTCTAGTGTTGGTATTAGTAAAGCAACAAACAAAAAAGAATTAGAAGATGCAATGACAGAAGCATTTTTATATGACCGCCGTGTTGTTGTTGAACAAGGGGTGGTTGCACGTGAAATCGAAATGGGTGTACTTGGAAACGATACACCAGTTTGCTCGGTTCCAGGTGAAATTTTGCCAGAAGGTGCAGTGGCTACATTCTACGATTACAAAGCAAAATATCAAGATAATAATACTGCATTAATTATTCCGACTGAAGTGGATCCAGAAATCTTGGAACAAATGAAAGAATATGCGGTCCAAGCGTTTTTAGGCCTTGATGCAAGTGGATTAGTACGGGCAGACTTTTTCTTAACAGATGATAATCAGCTTTTCTTAAATGAAGTCAATACGATGCCTGGTTTTACGCCTTACAGCATGTATCCACTTCTTTGGCAGGAAACTGGTTTACCATACAGCGCGTTAATTGAAAGATTAGTTGATTTAGCAAAAGAACGACATGCCGCAAAAAATGCACTTAAATATAAATTAGAAGACTAA
- a CDS encoding UDP-N-acetylmuramoyl-tripeptide--D-alanyl-D-alanine ligase, translating to MKKTVGEVVAMLDSSIHVDTFRDVVITGICFDTRQIKSGDLFVPFVGNLRDGHEFVSQAREMGAVATFWQKDVPNPPTDFPVILVDNTLLSLQELAAKYIQQVKPKVIAITGSNGKTTTKDIMAAIVETTYKVHYTGGNFNNHIGLPYTILTMPEDTEVAVLEMGMNHRHEIEVLSKIAKPDIAIITNIGEAHIEYLGSREEIAKAKLEITAGLNPSGILIYPHEETLLLSNINGDFRQLTFGKSEAAEIYPLEIHAEAEGTSFVTNWEPELEIFVPIIGEHNVFNTMAAMLAAREIGIEGEKIQSALKKMERSKSRLEWITTKSGARILNDAYNSSPTALKTVLKTFMHMDSKGKPKYLVLADMLELGELSTKLHRESAEVLEKDTIEKVFLYGEAMKAFGTVAETKIGQGKVQHFDTKESLETALLSEVNGNEWILVKGSYGMGLKDVVENLIIK from the coding sequence TTGAAGAAAACAGTAGGCGAAGTAGTAGCAATGTTAGATAGTTCCATTCATGTAGATACATTTCGCGATGTCGTCATTACTGGCATTTGTTTTGATACAAGGCAAATAAAGTCAGGTGATTTATTTGTTCCATTTGTGGGGAATTTGCGCGATGGACACGAATTTGTAAGTCAAGCAAGAGAAATGGGAGCAGTTGCGACCTTCTGGCAAAAAGATGTACCGAATCCACCAACGGATTTTCCAGTTATTTTAGTGGACAACACATTGTTATCGCTTCAAGAATTGGCAGCGAAATATATACAACAAGTAAAACCGAAAGTGATTGCAATTACAGGAAGCAATGGGAAAACAACTACAAAAGATATTATGGCAGCTATTGTTGAAACGACCTATAAAGTGCATTATACAGGTGGAAACTTTAATAACCATATTGGGTTACCATATACTATTCTCACCATGCCGGAAGATACAGAAGTAGCTGTGCTTGAGATGGGTATGAATCATCGTCATGAAATCGAAGTGCTTTCTAAAATTGCCAAACCTGATATTGCGATTATTACGAATATCGGTGAAGCTCATATTGAATATCTAGGTTCACGTGAAGAAATAGCGAAAGCCAAACTCGAAATTACGGCGGGCTTAAACCCAAGCGGGATTTTAATTTATCCACACGAAGAGACTTTGTTGTTAAGTAATATTAATGGGGATTTCAGACAGCTCACTTTTGGAAAATCAGAAGCTGCAGAAATTTATCCATTAGAAATTCATGCGGAAGCAGAAGGAACTTCTTTTGTAACAAATTGGGAACCAGAACTCGAAATTTTTGTTCCAATTATTGGCGAACATAACGTGTTCAACACAATGGCCGCAATGCTTGCAGCAAGAGAAATTGGTATTGAAGGCGAAAAAATTCAATCTGCACTTAAAAAAATGGAACGTTCCAAAAGTCGTTTAGAGTGGATTACAACAAAAAGCGGGGCGCGAATTTTAAATGACGCATATAATTCTAGTCCGACAGCTTTAAAAACGGTGTTAAAAACATTTATGCACATGGATTCAAAAGGAAAACCAAAATATTTGGTGCTTGCAGATATGTTAGAATTAGGTGAGTTGTCGACAAAGCTGCATCGAGAATCGGCCGAAGTCTTGGAAAAAGATACGATTGAGAAGGTTTTCTTGTATGGTGAGGCAATGAAAGCATTTGGAACTGTAGCTGAAACAAAAATTGGTCAGGGAAAAGTTCAACATTTTGACACAAAGGAATCGCTTGAGACGGCGCTTCTTTCGGAAGTGAATGGAAATGAATGGATACTGGTCAAAGGTTCTTACGGAATGGGCTTGAAAGATGTAGTAGAAAATCTTATTATTAAGTAA
- a CDS encoding alpha/beta hydrolase, whose amino-acid sequence MVACLCIHGFTGSPSEVKPLADYLREHTDWDVLAPTLPGHDHLRHLKNVTYKDWIVFVDSILSQMLKEDDEVYIIGFSMGGLLAGWLARHYPEVKKLVLLDIALNAIERPQVVGNSKQAINEAKEITLKNNPMFKRNQKKATEVSLTFTLQFEKMVALAKPAFEHIEIPTFIAQENGNPKASTEKSVQFLLESIPGPKELFVLEGPKQIISPDEQANKLYPAVLIFLQKDVAILNVN is encoded by the coding sequence ATGGTTGCTTGTTTGTGTATTCATGGTTTTACTGGTTCGCCGTCCGAGGTGAAGCCGCTCGCAGATTATTTGCGAGAGCATACAGATTGGGATGTTTTAGCGCCCACATTACCTGGCCATGATCACCTGCGCCACTTAAAAAATGTGACGTATAAAGATTGGATCGTTTTTGTAGATAGTATTTTGAGTCAAATGTTGAAAGAAGACGATGAAGTATATATTATTGGTTTTTCCATGGGCGGACTTCTCGCGGGTTGGCTTGCTAGACATTATCCAGAGGTGAAAAAACTGGTACTGCTAGATATAGCTTTAAACGCAATAGAACGGCCACAAGTTGTCGGGAATTCCAAACAAGCGATCAACGAAGCAAAAGAAATAACACTCAAAAATAATCCAATGTTCAAACGGAATCAAAAGAAAGCAACAGAAGTTTCTTTGACATTTACCCTTCAGTTTGAAAAAATGGTTGCTTTAGCAAAACCGGCATTTGAGCATATTGAAATTCCAACATTCATTGCGCAAGAAAATGGTAATCCAAAAGCTTCGACTGAAAAAAGTGTGCAATTCTTACTGGAAAGTATACCAGGACCTAAAGAATTATTTGTGTTAGAGGGTCCAAAACAGATAATTAGTCCAGATGAACAAGCAAATAAGCTTTATCCAGCAGTTCTGATATTTTTACAAAAAGATGTTGCTATACTAAATGTAAATTAA
- a CDS encoding LacI family DNA-binding transcriptional regulator encodes MKKVTMQDIADRLNITKNSVSQALGNKNGVSEQTKLAVFKMADELGYKYKREIAREVVKEKFALLATSFALSQRSFFGEIIDNMKQSLIAHQAELIIFPVTDEEAEANQLPEQIMNENWTGIFLLSHINTGYSKKVIELGIPVVLIDHHDPHLKADAVISQNKDGAFMAVEFLVQNKHQKIGFLGDISFSPSYEERLEGYKKALQYYQIPYNEKYAITRIKEEQTTLYRTLDELDELPTAWFCVNSGLGFILNTYLQSKGYNIPKDLSIICFDNTEFTVLSNPQLTTMCTNLGFMGEKAIELMYNRLRKPEDSFVHLALATNLIARDSVGENKKTDSASES; translated from the coding sequence ATGAAGAAAGTTACGATGCAGGACATTGCTGACAGGCTGAATATAACAAAAAATTCTGTCTCACAAGCTTTAGGCAATAAAAACGGGGTTAGTGAACAAACCAAATTAGCTGTTTTTAAAATGGCAGATGAATTAGGTTATAAATATAAAAGAGAAATCGCTCGAGAAGTTGTCAAAGAGAAATTTGCACTTTTAGCTACCTCTTTTGCTTTATCACAAAGAAGTTTTTTTGGAGAAATTATTGATAATATGAAACAGAGTCTTATCGCGCATCAAGCGGAATTAATTATTTTTCCAGTAACCGATGAAGAGGCCGAAGCAAATCAACTCCCAGAACAAATTATGAATGAAAACTGGACGGGGATTTTCTTGCTTTCGCATATTAATACAGGCTATAGCAAAAAAGTAATAGAACTTGGTATACCTGTTGTTCTTATTGACCATCATGATCCGCACCTAAAAGCGGATGCAGTGATTAGTCAAAATAAAGATGGAGCATTTATGGCTGTAGAATTTTTAGTCCAAAATAAACATCAAAAAATCGGTTTTCTAGGGGATATCAGTTTTTCCCCGAGTTATGAGGAACGGCTGGAAGGCTACAAAAAAGCATTGCAATATTATCAAATTCCTTATAACGAAAAATACGCCATTACTCGAATTAAAGAGGAACAGACAACGTTATATCGAACACTTGACGAACTAGATGAACTTCCAACAGCTTGGTTTTGTGTCAATTCTGGGCTTGGATTTATTTTAAATACTTATTTGCAGTCAAAAGGATATAATATTCCGAAAGACTTATCGATTATTTGTTTTGATAATACCGAATTTACTGTTCTGAGCAATCCACAACTTACAACAATGTGTACAAATCTTGGTTTTATGGGTGAAAAAGCAATTGAACTTATGTATAATCGTTTAAGAAAACCAGAAGATAGTTTTGTCCACTTGGCGTTAGCAACTAATTTAATTGCCCGAGATTCTGTCGGAGAAAACAAAAAAACCGATTCAGCGAGTGAGAGCTGA
- a CDS encoding ABC transporter substrate-binding protein, with protein MKIRKIAIAALSVAVAGSLLTACGGGNGNSGDDNGKTKVTFWAAPNPTQVKYWDEMAKAYEKENPDVTIEVSQMKESPSSEATIQSAIASKTAPTISENINRSFAAQLADSKAIVPLNDVKGLDDVVKERNMTETMDSWKFSDGKQYVLPVYSNPILFAWRLDTLKELGYDAPPKTYSEALEVGKKLKEKYPDKVLWAKGDLSDPTAWMRWFDFFPLYDAASKGNAFVEDGKLVADDKAGTELLTFMSELQKNKLLLASKATDPFETGTSIMADNGPWTFPNWDEKFPDLKYNENYAIAAPLVPDTMKDEKNITTYADSKGVVMYAQATDKEKEAAMDFLKFVYSDDKNDLKFLETTNLIPARDDATKNETFTAFFKENPELEVYAANVPNSIPAMDDAKYNDIQQIIGEEAWNPIVRGEKKPAKAWSDMKKAEDGVLQK; from the coding sequence ATGAAGATTAGAAAAATTGCTATTGCAGCTCTTAGTGTTGCGGTTGCTGGATCATTACTAACTGCTTGTGGCGGTGGAAATGGCAATAGCGGCGACGACAATGGTAAAACAAAAGTAACGTTTTGGGCAGCCCCAAATCCAACGCAAGTGAAATATTGGGATGAAATGGCAAAAGCCTATGAAAAAGAAAATCCAGATGTGACTATTGAAGTTTCCCAAATGAAGGAAAGCCCTTCATCGGAAGCCACTATTCAATCGGCTATTGCTTCTAAAACAGCACCAACAATATCTGAAAATATCAATCGTAGTTTCGCGGCTCAACTAGCAGACAGTAAAGCAATTGTCCCTTTGAATGATGTAAAAGGGCTTGATGATGTAGTAAAAGAACGTAATATGACGGAAACAATGGATTCTTGGAAATTCTCTGATGGAAAACAATATGTTTTACCAGTATATTCTAATCCGATTCTGTTTGCTTGGCGTTTAGATACGCTTAAAGAACTTGGCTATGATGCACCACCGAAGACATATAGTGAAGCTCTAGAAGTAGGTAAAAAATTAAAAGAAAAATACCCAGACAAAGTACTTTGGGCAAAAGGGGACTTATCTGATCCGACAGCTTGGATGCGCTGGTTTGATTTCTTCCCACTTTATGATGCAGCTTCTAAAGGAAATGCTTTTGTAGAAGATGGCAAATTAGTAGCAGATGATAAAGCCGGTACAGAACTATTAACGTTTATGTCTGAATTACAAAAAAATAAATTACTCCTTGCAAGTAAAGCTACTGATCCTTTTGAAACTGGAACAAGTATTATGGCCGATAATGGACCATGGACTTTCCCTAACTGGGATGAAAAATTCCCAGATCTTAAATACAATGAAAACTATGCAATAGCAGCACCATTAGTACCTGATACGATGAAAGATGAAAAAAATATTACTACATACGCAGATTCCAAAGGCGTGGTAATGTATGCACAAGCAACGGACAAAGAAAAAGAAGCAGCAATGGATTTCTTGAAATTTGTCTATAGTGATGATAAAAACGATTTGAAATTCTTAGAGACAACCAACTTAATTCCTGCTCGTGATGATGCAACTAAAAATGAAACATTCACTGCTTTCTTTAAAGAAAATCCAGAATTAGAAGTTTATGCAGCAAATGTACCAAATAGTATCCCAGCAATGGATGATGCCAAATACAATGACATTCAACAAATCATTGGGGAAGAAGCATGGAATCCGATTGTTCGCGGGGAGAAGAAACCTGCTAAAGCTTGGTCTGATATGAAGAAAGCGGAGGATGGGGTGCTTCAAAAATGA
- a CDS encoding carbohydrate ABC transporter permease: protein MKRRNNKLGWSFTSPYLIFTAIFFLVPLVWSIWLSVTDWNMMSPEINFVGFDNFIKAFTSPAVQAAFFVTYKFLIVFVPMALIISMIVAVLVNGLPRFKGLYLVAFFLPYLSSGVVTSLIVQGLLSYNSALNVFLRGHFGWDIDWLGTPMSALVIISLMIAWKMSGYYALILISGLSSINHEIYEAAAMDGSGRFRTFWKVTVPMMYPALFTVIVLAVGVSFGIFTEVYQLTGGGPNFATNTWQMEIFNQAFVNLNSGYASAISLMAATVTFASIGVIKKMLEKWGQRNGWT, encoded by the coding sequence ATGAAGCGGCGAAATAATAAATTGGGCTGGTCATTTACCAGCCCGTATCTCATATTCACAGCGATATTTTTCTTAGTACCGCTCGTTTGGTCCATTTGGTTATCTGTGACGGACTGGAACATGATGAGTCCAGAAATCAATTTTGTTGGTTTTGATAATTTTATTAAAGCATTTACAAGTCCAGCAGTTCAAGCCGCTTTTTTTGTTACCTATAAGTTTTTAATTGTGTTTGTTCCGATGGCGTTAATTATTTCCATGATTGTTGCGGTATTAGTTAACGGGCTTCCAAGGTTTAAGGGGTTATATTTAGTAGCTTTTTTCCTACCTTATTTATCTTCTGGGGTTGTAACTTCTTTAATTGTCCAAGGTTTACTTTCATATAATAGTGCCCTTAATGTGTTTTTACGAGGACATTTTGGTTGGGATATTGATTGGCTCGGGACACCAATGTCTGCACTCGTTATTATTTCACTTATGATTGCTTGGAAAATGTCTGGTTATTATGCACTTATTTTGATTTCCGGACTTTCGAGCATTAATCATGAAATTTATGAAGCTGCAGCAATGGATGGTTCTGGAAGATTTAGAACTTTTTGGAAAGTAACTGTGCCAATGATGTATCCTGCATTATTTACGGTTATAGTTTTAGCGGTAGGTGTTAGTTTTGGGATTTTTACCGAAGTATACCAATTAACTGGCGGTGGACCAAACTTCGCAACAAATACTTGGCAAATGGAAATTTTCAATCAAGCGTTTGTTAACTTGAATTCTGGTTATGCTTCTGCAATTTCACTTATGGCCGCAACTGTAACGTTTGCATCGATTGGTGTCATTAAGAAAATGCTTGAGAAATGGGGTCAAAGAAATGGTTGGACATAA